Genomic segment of Gammaproteobacteria bacterium:
TTGGGTTTAGGAATCGCTGGTATCTCGGTCCTCTATAAACAGCGACCGTAGCACGTACAAAGATGGCAATACGCAACCCCGACATGATCCTCATCGATGTTGACGGCACCTTGATCGACAGCGCCCCCGACATCGCCTTTTGTGTGGACGGAATGATGGCGCGGTTAGGTCTCCCCGCGCGCGGGGAGGCGAAGGTGCGGTTGTGGGTGGGCAATGGCGCCGAACTTCTGCTCAAGCGGGCGCTGACCGGGCGCATGGACGGCGACCCGGATCGACAGTTGTACGAACGCGCGGCGCCGATCTTTTTCGATTTGTACGCGCAGAATGTCAGCACACGCAGTCGTTTGTATGCTGGTGTCGAGGAGGGGCTTGCCTTCCTGCGCGGCGGCGGTTATCGGCTGGGCGCGGTGACCAACAAACCGGAGCGTTTCACTTTGCCGCTGCTGGCCCAGATGGGTGTGCGCGATTGTTTCGAGATCGTGGTCAGCGGTGATTCCCTGCCTGAGAAAAAACCGCATCCAATGCCGCTACTGCATGCCGCGGATGCGCTGGGCATCGCCCCGGAGTACGCGCTGATGCTGGGCGATTCAAAGAACGACGTGGAAGCCGCGCGCGCGGCGGGCTTTCAGATCGTGTGCGTGAGTTATGGGTATAATCATGGCGAAGACATCCGCGCCGCACGGCCGGATGCTGTGATCGATTCGTTAACCGAACTGGCGGCGCTGTTGACTCAGGCCGCGTGATCGCTTCAGTCTGGTTTAATCACATGCAACGTCGGCTTTTTCAGGTTCGGATTACATGCGCGTGGCGATGGCGATGAAGTTCGTCGCTAACCCGAACGCCCGTAACGAACCTGAACGAGCCATGACCGCCCCCCAATCCGACATCAAAACCCACGCCCGCGCGCCACTGGTGCGCGAGGTGCTGGCCGACCTCGACACGCCGCTTAGCACTTACTTAAGGCTCGCCGATGCGCCGTATTCATATTTGTTCGAATCGGTGCAGGGCGGGGAAAAATGGGGCCGCTATTCCATTATCGGGCTGCCGTGCCGGCGCGTGATCAAGGTGACCGGCCGCACCGTCAACGTCGAGCACGACGGCGAAGTAATCGAGTCGCATAACGTTGACGATCCGCTCGCGTGGATCGACGCGTATCAGGCGAGGTATCGCATCCCCGAACAACCCGGTCTGCCGCGCTTCACCGGCGGGCTGGTCGGCTACTTCGGTTACGAGAGCATCGCCTACATCGAGCCGCGCCTCGCGGGCGGCGACAAACCCGACACAATCGGCACGCCCGATATCCTGCTGATGGTGTCGGATGAGGTGGTGGTGTTCGACAACCTCGCCGGCAAGATTTATCTCATCGTGCATATCGACGCCGACGAGCCTTTAGGGCTGGCCCGAGGGCAGGCGCGTCTGGGCGAACTGGAGACGCGTTTGCACGCGCCCGCCGCGTTCTACACGCCATCGGCGAACACGCGCCGGATCGAACAATCCGATTACAAGTCCAGCTTTTCTCGCGCGGGTTACGAGGCGGCGGTGGAGCGCATCAAGCATTACATCGTCGAGGGAGACGTGATGCAGGTTGTGCCCTCGCAGCGCATGTCGATCGAATACCGGGCGCGTCCGCTGGATCTTTATCGGGCGTTGCGCAGCCTCAACCCCTCGCCGTACATGTATCACCTGAATTTAAGTGATTTCCATATTGTCGGTTCCTCGCCCGAAATTCTGGTGCGGCTCGAAGACAACACAGTGACGTTAAGACCCATCGCCGGCACGCGCCCGCGCGGCGCGAGCGAGGCGGAAGACCTGGAGCTTGAGCGTGAACTACTCGCCGATCCGAAAGAACTCGCCGAGCATCTCATGCTGATCGATCTGGGCCGCAACGACGTGGGCAGAGTCGCCGAGACCGGCAGCGTCAGGCTCACGGAAAAGATGGTGATAGAGCGTTATTCGCA
This window contains:
- a CDS encoding phosphoglycolate phosphatase produces the protein MAIRNPDMILIDVDGTLIDSAPDIAFCVDGMMARLGLPARGEAKVRLWVGNGAELLLKRALTGRMDGDPDRQLYERAAPIFFDLYAQNVSTRSRLYAGVEEGLAFLRGGGYRLGAVTNKPERFTLPLLAQMGVRDCFEIVVSGDSLPEKKPHPMPLLHAADALGIAPEYALMLGDSKNDVEAARAAGFQIVCVSYGYNHGEDIRAARPDAVIDSLTELAALLTQAA
- a CDS encoding anthranilate synthase component I: MTAPQSDIKTHARAPLVREVLADLDTPLSTYLRLADAPYSYLFESVQGGEKWGRYSIIGLPCRRVIKVTGRTVNVEHDGEVIESHNVDDPLAWIDAYQARYRIPEQPGLPRFTGGLVGYFGYESIAYIEPRLAGGDKPDTIGTPDILLMVSDEVVVFDNLAGKIYLIVHIDADEPLGLARGQARLGELETRLHAPAAFYTPSANTRRIEQSDYKSSFSRAGYEAAVERIKHYIVEGDVMQVVPSQRMSIEYRARPLDLYRALRSLNPSPYMYHLNLSDFHIVGSSPEILVRLEDNTVTLRPIAGTRPRGASEAEDLELERELLADPKELAEHLMLIDLGRNDVGRVAETGSVRLTEKMVIERYSHVMHIVSNVTGKLKRGLSAMDVLRATFPAGTVSGAPKVRAMEIINELEPVKRGVYSGAVGYLSWSGNMDTAIAIRTAVIKNGWLHVQAGGGIVADSVPALEWEETINKRRAMFRAVAWAEAGLNGADNS